TTGGGAGAACTGCTATACACCTTAATCCCTTCTTAATATGTAGGTTAACATATTTGAAGTTCTGAGGGTTTTACATTTGAAAACCTAGTTAAATTTGGTGTAGTGGACTTTTTCAAGCTTATTTGCATCTAGAgtgttgtgcgtgtgtgtgcgtgcttgtGTGTGTTGCATCTGCTAAGATCTCATAGTTTGGTTTATGATGGATCAGATAATCACTCACCTTACTGCTATATAGAAGGACAGGagcctttcttttcattcatgtttaaattatttgtagTTAGCCGCTTATATCCACATTGGTTTAGTGTAGAGCAGTAACTGACTTTTCCTGAAATGTATGTCATTCTTTCTGAGCCTATTCCATGTACTTGTTCCATTTGTCATCAGTTCTTGTCataaacttagaaaacaaacaagccatAAACTAGCTTCCTTATTGTTCTTCCAGGATGATAAGGAGTAGACATGAAAACTGACAATGAGTCAGACCATTCCAAATGGTTAGGATTAGGGCTGGCAAGGAGGGCAGCAGTCAAAGTGACTTGCAGTATTTTTACCACCGCTAACCAACATTTTCATGGCCTTTACAGTTTACAAGTTGCTCTCGTATGTGTTATTTTACATAATCACTTTCAATTATTGTTGAGCAAGGAACACAGTTTGGAGAGATAATGAATAAAAAGAcatgttaaggaaaaaaacagaggagCTGGGTGGAAAACGAGCTTAAAAAATATGAGGAACTGTGGTCTAAATCTTGCATCAGTGGAGGAGGTATTACCACCAAGGGGGTAAAAAGCAGTTCTTgggaggccaaaaaaaaaaaaaaaaaaagtagataccAGAATGGATTGTGACCCTCCAAAGGGCCACCATACAAAAACAGATATGCAGTTTATTTGTGGTATTAACATTTCATggtattgtaaactgactattattcaataaaaaataattgtaaactgactacacttcaataaaaaaaaaattcacaatggGGGAGCAACCAGGGAAAAAATACCTAAGAAGGCTTTTTGAGGGTCGGGGGtgatattgaaaaaaaagtttgacaacTGTGGTTTAAATCCCGTGGTGCCTATGGAACTTTCTGATATCTGTAAATGATTCTTCTGTTCCTAGATGTGTTTGACAACTCTTTTGTTTAGCTCAGTGTCTGTTTCTGGCTTCATTTGTCCTTCccatcttccccgaggccctaaATGACCATGTTTTGCCCCTTTAAAGTCTTTTCTTCAAGCTATAGTTAACTGAATGAGGATGAACATAAGCCAGGACCTGTTAAGGCATACATTGGCCAGTGAGCGACTGGTCCTGGGAAGCCTGGTTGCACTCACTTCCTCTCATCAGACCTCTGTGATGCTGCTCTGTGTCTTTATAATGTGTCCTCTGTTCCCTTTGAGATGACTTGAGTGCATATCAAAAGAGTTCAGGCTATGACATCTTGCCAGTCAAGATGTTTGGCCTAGTGGGATACCATTTGAATGAGGTTGAATGTAACTGAGGATGGAAGAGAAATTTATTGGAATTATCAGCTCTTTGTCCGTCATGTATTAGTCCAGGGAGGGCTTTCCTGTACATTGTAGGACGTTTAGCAGCATCCCAGGCCCCTCCCTACTAGATACCAGTAACAACCCACCCCTCCaagtgtgacaaccaaaaatgtctctagacattgccaaatgtcccctgcgGGACAAAATCACTGCTGCTTGAGAACTACTGGTGCTGAGAAACTAGAATATCAGAAAATTGTCAATCTTCTAATGGTATCAGTATGGGCAGAAATGCCATGAAAGGATTGTGATCTTCTGTTAAATATCACTATGAGAAAGATGTTACCAGAAAGGATGGAAGACAGTCCTTGAGAGCTGAGATCAGCATTGTTACCAAGAGAGTCACAGCTGCCGTTAGTGAGCACCACATGCTTTCTAAGGGTGTTCCGTACACTCACTCGTTATCATGCCCTCCTAGCAACTCCAAGGAGTCAGTACTGCTATTATCCTGCCCGCCCTACAGTTAAGGGAACTGAGACATGGAGGTGTTAAGGGACTTGCTCAGGTCACCCAGGTGGTAAAGCAAAGTCACCCAGGCATCCTGGTTCCAGACCTCGCGTGCTCATGAACGCACAACCTCTGTGTCATGCTGTCCTTGCTGTAAAGTCTGCACTGCTGTATCCTCCACAATACTCAGCCTAGTGCCGGGCATGTAGCAGGTTCTCACTAGACCCTTACTGATTCTTCCCATATTGACATTGACGTTTACTACGGCACTTTGTCCCAGATCTCTGCTTCACGAGGGAGGCATTCAAATAGCACTTTCTCAGCAAAGATATCCCTTATTACCCTCTTTAAAAAAGTTTCCCACCCCTTACCCAGCTTTATCCTTCCCCATAGTTCTTATCATCACCTGACACGTTTATTGTTTGTTCCTTTACTCCCAACAGACTCAATATAAGCTGCATGAAGGGAGGGGTTTTGCCTGCTGTGTTTGCTGCTGTATTCATAGCACCTAGAACATTCTTTGGCATATAGCAGATGCCCAGTAAATGTatggaatgaaggaagaaacCCTTTAACTGATTCAAGCTCCTTGCTCTGGCTTTTTGTCCTTACTTTTTCCTcaatactgcttttaaaaaataatctttctctGAATGATCAGGAACATTTATGCAGAAGAGGGGCATAGCCCTCGACAGAAATGCCAGGGTACTGGGGATCTCCAGCTAGTGCCTACCGGAGGTTTGTTAACTGGCCTGTGTTACTCAactatgcttatttttaattttgctttgctgGTCTGTGAAGCAATTTAATAGAGTCATGATAAGATGCATAGTcagataaattaatttatatttagctCAGGTCTAAACCACATAGtaaattataaacttttattttgaaagaaacatgTTACAGACAATACAATGGCAGATTTTTGcacaaaaataatcagaaattgaGTCTACCTTCTCATCTTTCCCCATAACTACTATTCATAAGGTgagaagaatataattttaattaaaagttattaaaaacttAACAATTGCTCTCATTATGTAGAAAATGAAGGCACATAAATAACACAGTTAAATTACAATCAAAGCCCCTTTGTTTCAAAACTAGCCTTTTCTTAccctctgaaaaaaatattttaaaaattggggctcccttctctccccaaagtGGAGGGCTTAGTGCACTTGCCCAGAGTGGCTTTTTGTAAAAGCAGCCATTGCTCTCCTGTAATTAGGCATTTCAGGCCATTATGTTTTCTCTAGACATGAAAGAGCTCATTCCCCAAACTTGAATACTACCCGTGAGAAATTGAGATCAAATTCATCCCTTATCTGTGGTCAAACTCATCCTTAGACCCCATGCAGCTGAATCAATAAGGGTCTAGTGAGAGCctgctatgtgcctggcactaGGCTGACCCCAAACAAATGCCTTCCTGCTGTTGGGGTTGAGGGCTGCAAGCGATGTCTCCAAAGTAGAAAGGACGTTTAGCAGAACACAGTCCTCTACACTTGTCATGGGCTCTCAGCTCCTCAGATTCCCCGTGTTCCGTAGTTGAGTATACTGCCTCTCACATCACTGAATTCCAGCGCCAGCCGCCTGAATGCTTCAATAGGAGACGTTTGATTGCTCTCTAAGCCTCACTCAACACTAGGTCAGAGTTTTAGATGTTGCATAGCATGATTTTATACTATGCAGTCTTATGTAAGAATGCTGTTATAGTATTatcatatattttccaaaatttttcggGTGGTGGTGAGGTTTGAGGTTAAAGATAAGATGCTACacacaaatagaaataaatttagaccagagctgtccaatagaacttttgCAATGATGGATATGATCTATATCTATGCTGTCTAATAtagtagccactaaccacatgtggctactgatcACTAGAAACATcgctagtgcaactgaggaactgaatttttatttaatttttattaatttaaatctaAACAACTACCAGTGGCTCATATAGGATAGTGTATAGACTGTCCTTCAAGAGGATGGCTACTAGCTGTCTGGACCTCATCTGACGTTAAGActtaaaatataggaaatttaAAACTGTTGTAAAGTAGACTTAAGATTCTGAGATTTCCACATGGCTaatctctttccttgtctttggaTGGGGCGATTCttttggagatggaaaagcaaacagCTCTGTACTCCAGCATCCCATAGAGATTAGAACTTAGGTTCCTAAGTTCCTAACTTTAAGACAATGCAGGTAGAAGGCTGGAATTTCAAAGGACACATCAGAGATGGTTGAGTCTATCACTGTCTCTTCCCCTCACTGACCCTCTTCAATGTGTTTGCACTGTTACATACTGCCCTGGCCTCATTTTCAATattggggaaattttactctttcaTAGTTTTGGAAGGTTTGTAGAGGCAAGAAGCATtttcctgggagatcccaggctctcAAGAGGGTCTAGAGTGGCTTGGATCTGGATATTAGAATAAATTCACTCCTCTAAAGCCCGTATAAATTAACTTTAAAGACCCAGCTGGCAAAGGTAGCTACTCAGGTGTCTCAGGCAGTGGCGCAGCCCTAGAGCTACTCAGCAGAATTGAGTGGCAGAATGCCCGTATGACACTGAGGGAACTTTGTGACGTGAGGACCATGTCAGAAGTGGGAGTGAGAACGAAAGGAAAGATGAAATGATGGCTATTTCTCAGATGtgaataaagtgaaatatttaaaaagtcaggaCTCAGAAGTCCACGGATTTCCAGACATATATAGACCTTCCTCCTATTCCTTGTAACCTAAGGACAGCACCCAGGTCAGGAGTGAATGGCAGAGATACGCAGCATGGCTGAAAAATCACGTGTCATGAAGCAAGAAGGCAAACAGTgctgctgcccagggcagggTGTACTGTGTATTATCAGGCTGGCTGTGGAAGAGTCACCCAGGGTCACTTGGTAAACATACAGagtcccagcctcccctgggagATTCCAGTTCCAGCAGATCTGAGGTCGGGCACagcaaaacatatttttaacaggtgattctgatacacaagTAGATCTGGGGAATGCTGCaaagactgtgagaaataacttTTCTTGTTAGGGGAGGGGATCAGGAAGAGATGAATAGAACCAATCGTAGTATAACCAAGGTCCTGTGACCGAGGGGTGGTATTCAAAGAACTCTAGAACCTTGAGTGATGACTCTGGTATTATTACAACTTCTGCCTCACACAAGAAAGGGCTTAGCCCCTGGCTGTCTACTTTCTATTCTCCATTTAAATTCTTAAGAGGGCAATGTATCGATTAGTATTGATCAGTTAAGACCTAGTCCATCATCTGAACCAAACACTATCCTAGCAATTTTTTCTGTATGTGGGTGATAgataataacaattattttttaaaatctataaagatGATTATGCTCTTAGTTAGGAACCCATACGAATGAGCATTTACTACTAAGtaattagaaaacataaaaaggtaCACTCCAAACAGAATCTTATTTTGGAATTTTAGTGTTAACAGATTTTAGTATTAACAGATGGCAGCTTCACAGGTAAACACTGAGGGGAACTCAGACGTCCAAATCAGGCCCAGTCATGCCATGAACTTAAAAGCTTGCTGTTGCGCAGagattttgtttcatatttgtgGTAACTGGTAGCTGTGATGGCCAAGCTCACAGGTAAGCATCCAGCCCTGTTCCCCATTCCCTTTTGAATCCATAGGGAGCTCTGAGGGCTCAGAGTTCACATGTCTGTTGAATGTGCTGATGGGCCCTTTGGTGACAGACCCATTTCCCTGGTCTTTCCCGTCTCTGTCCTGTCCTGCTGGGCAAGATGTGAACCAAGAGGTCTATGGATTTACTCCAGTGATACTGTAAGGTGCCACAGAGGACCCAGGCCACGAAGTCTCTGAGGTATACACAGATAAGAAGgtcaagaagagaggaaaggcaTTACTCCCATTTTGATGGTGGAATGTGCCACTCACATAAGTGAGTCCTGAGTCTCTTTTCTAGACATGAGCAAAGATTTCTCGAGTTGAACATGGGTGGGCACAACTCATACTCACGCATACACTGACACACACAATCAAGACTCAGAAGCAGCCTTCAGTTAATGTGACTGAAGCTGGTGCCAGGTGGAGACAGAACCTCCTCAACCCTCTTGGTAGATTTGCTGGTAGGGACTCCAAGTAGACAAAAGATCCAGTGATAGGTTTTTCTGCTCTTGCTCAGATGTGGCAAGGTGGTAGCCCAGCAAATTCATGGTATTCCCACAGACTTTCTGAAGTCGAGAAACCTTTTCGTAAGGCAGGGACCAGCGCCAGGCCTGAGAGACACTGAGGGCGTTCCTGGCATTTGTCTGGAAGGCGTGCCCCCCCATGCCCTTGCCTCGAGTGATGTTGTACACCCAGGTCTGGAGCTGGGGCAAGAATTTCAACCCCACATATTCATACATTCGGGCAGTCTGGGCCAGGGGGTCCCGGGCCAAGTCCTCATAGCGCATGAGCAGGTAGCGCTGCCTTAGGACTTTGGGCAAGGACTGCACAGCCTTGTAGATCTCCAGCTGGCTTTGGCAGATGACTTGCATTGCATAGTATGGTTGATCCTCCTTCTTGAGTTTCTGCCAGTCCTGCCCCATCACAATGTGGCTGTCAATCATGAGATCCTGCGTGGTGCGTTCTCGGGAACGGAATACCGCCCGGGGGTCCCGGACTAGATGTACAACGTGCAGATTAAGGGAAGGGTCTCTCAGCAGTGGGTAGAGCACCTGCAGGTTGAAGAAGCGCACCTCCTTGAGCACAACGTGGCTGTGGGAGTGGCAGGCCTTCTCTACCACCTCAAAGGGCTCTTGATGGCACAGGATCCTGCAGTCAGACTGGGATATGGTCTCATCTTGTGGCAAGACGTTGCAGGCAGGTGGGGAACACAGGGCACGGCTGGTGTACCACTGGAAGAGGCTGGACTGTTTTCGGGGCCCAGGTTTCATGTAGGCGTCAAAGACACTCATGTCACACAGAAAGACAGCCCGTATCAGATCCCGCACTGCCATGTGCAGCCTTTGGGCAGTGCTTTGTGTGAAGGTCATCCAGACGTGCCAGGCAGGCTCCATCAGGTAGAAGACATCTGGGTGCTGTGCAAAAAGCTGCCCCACAAAAGAAGAGCCAGAGCGCCACGAAGACAGGACcagcacgtgcatgtgtgtggggtTGGGTTCCTCCTTCATATTCTGGGAGTTGAAGTTGTAGCTGTAGAGATGGATGAATAGGATAAAGATGGCCATCTGGGAAGACAGGAACAGCAGTAGCTTCAATTTTGGGGGTAGTATCATGCTGAAGTGGAAGACCTTCAAGGGACAAGCAGAGGGGGTAGGTAAGCCTGCTGTTTTGGTATCTGTCTTCCATCCCCTTTCTAGCCAAAGCCATCTTCTCCCTGACCCTCACCAAAGAGCAGTGTAGACTGTTGGAACTTTTTTGCAGCCAATTGCACAAATCCTTCTTCAGATCACTTCCTGTCCCTTCTAGTTAGTATGTCAATAAGTTCTGTTTATTTTAGGCTCTTTACTTCCTCCTGGTCTTTCTTGTGCATTGAGCTCTCAAATATGTGTGAATTCAGCCATATTTCATGAATATAGGGAAATAGTTCCAACCTGGCACCCTGGTGACATGCATGTCTTCACATAGGCCTTGGAGGCAAAGCTTAACCACAGCCTTATCCAACTTTGGGGTGAATGCCTTGTGATTCCTTTTGAAACTAAGGGAGGTACGCTGACTTGTGAGGAACTGCCCTGAGGCCATTGCCCAGCCACCCATCCCCATCCTGAGGGAGAGTGCCAAGGCCATTTTTCACTACCCTCCTTCAACTCAGTTAAATACAGAACTTTCAGTACCTTGAAGGATATGGCTGCAGGCTATAAAACTGCTTGGCTGTAGTTTGGAGTTTTTTCCTCAGTGGCAGAGCTAAGTGCCCGTGGGAACCTATCATCCGGTCCCCTCTGCTTTGGTCTCATCCTTTGGGACATGAGGAGCTGAGCCACTGCTGACCTTGCATCTGTGTAGGTAATCAACTATCTGCATCTATTTGGATTGAATCATTGTCTCCTTAACAGCCAACTCTGTGTCATTGTCTCCTTGACAGCCGAACTAAGAGCTGCAGTAGTGATACTTGTGGCCTGTTGGCCACCGTGTTGCTGCTTGGGGGAATGCTTGACTACTTGACACAGCCTACTCAGGGCTGCTCAGTATGGTTGGACATGTTGTCTACTGCCCAGCCCTAGGGAATGCCTTCTTATCAAGGATTTGagatgtttattataaaaaacgTCTGGTAGGTGACAGTAAAACATCTTGGTCCAACAGAATAAGTATATGAGAATGGTTTTGCAGTTGTTAGATGTTAAATATCTAGAGAAAGGAATTACACTTTGTAATTTACAGTAAGGCTCAAACAGACTGGTGGCAAACCTGAACTTAACTTCCTTCACAATCAGGATTTGTTTTGTGTGAAAAGACCATGGTACCCAGTGCCATGCTAGAATATTATTCTGAGGGCGATCTTAACCCTCTTTAAGAGTTGAGATGACTCTGGGTTATTCTAGGTGACTTCCTGGCTTAAATAACTACCGAGAGATAAAATAGATAACCTCACATAATGTAAAATATCAGTAGTAGCAAGGTGCTAATTTGCATACCACTCTATACTCAAGAAATTACTCCTTCAAGCTTTAATAAAGACGAGAAAGTGTATTTCTCAATAGCAATTGGAGCTGGATTTAGAATATGCTCTTCTCCTAGTGATAAGCTTatcaccaatttttaaaaaggtttttaataGGTAACAGTCTCATGgttcaaattgtttttcaaagtatCCTTATCATGGACATTAACTGCACAGactcagaatttaaaagaagGCTTCCTAAGATTCCGAATGCAGGAAAGGAATAAGGGGAGTGCTTGCCGGCCTGTGGCCAGCCTGTCACACTTCTGGTCTTTCACATATTAAATGATAGGCAAGGGGAAATCCTGTAACAACAGTTATGTCTCTGGAGGAGGCCTATagtcataaataagaaaatttctaGCTACTTATAAACAGGGCTAATGACATAAACAGGGCTAATGACATACTTTTTAAAGGGGTCACAGTGTTTTTTGAGAGGAAGAACAACTAAGAATTTTACCAGCTGCTGAATCACTAACCTCTTCTCCATTTACTAACAGCCAGTATTTATCCACTAGCTGATGCTTCAGCATCACTGTGCAGTGAGAAGCCTACTTCCAGCACCTGTCCTCTATCTGCCCATTTCCCAGCTTGCCCCCAAACAGCAACTGGGTTCATTCTTTAATGTGTCCTGTCAGTTGCTTTATGCATATGCAAGAAAATTCAAATGTATGTGtattcttaattttctcctttttattacaCAGAAGGCTGCAAGTTATCCATGCTGTGCGGTACCTTGCTTTGTTAACAATATGTCTTTGAGAGCTTCCATGGCAGTACATCAAGCATTTCCTTATTCCTTTTCCCCCACTACCTAGAATTTATTGTATAGAtgtaccacaacttatttataaCCAGTTTCCCCACTGATGAGCTTCtgggttgttttcagtcttttgccaTTTCAAAAACTTAAGTAATGACCTTTAGGTTCATACATCACTATACAAGTATGTAAGCTAACACCCCAGAAGTGCAATCACTGAGTCAAAGAGTGTAGGTATGTCTATCTTTGGTGTCTTGTTGTCCAGATAGCCTGTATACTGGTCAATAAACCACTATCTACATCTAGAGCTCCAGGGATTCTAGGAAGCAGATATTAGAGGATAAATTGGACAGCCACAGATGTGACTCTTGGAGTTTATAGCCTGCTTCCTGAAGAGATAGAGCACACTAGGCCAGCTCATAGGTTCCCCATGGAAGTCCCCTGAACCTTCTGGGAAGTGTGTGATGACCTCAGCCAAATCTTGTGTGGCAGTGGCCCAGAAACCCCTCTCTTCCATTCGTTACAACAATGCACTTCCTCTATATGTGCCAAAAGGATCCAGTGAGGATCATCTCTCCTTGACGCCAAAAAACATTCTTGCTGTATGCTAGGAAAATGTCAGTAAATGGTAATCCCTGTCATGGTCCTGAAATTTAGAACAGGACCAGCTAAGATATGAGCCCAAGAGGAAATGATTAGAAACTATGCCATTTTTGATAAATGGCTCaagaattacctccccccaaccaagGACTGAGGAAATGACTAGCAAGAAATCTTCTCCCAAAGGCAATATGAGTATGAGGAAAAGTttggaacaaagataagaaataatggaacaaaagaaaggaaaggaaagaacttGACCTATGTAAAATTATATTGAAACTGTGGTAGAATTTTATATGCAGGGCCTATAATCAGCTGGGGAAAAAGCTAACATTTCCTAGGGATTAACAATGTAGACCTTTCACAGTTCCACCATCCCTCCCCTATCTGGCTTCGGGCCAACTCAGTGTCCTGAATGGGCTCGAGTGCTCTGAGCCCTCCTTGCCTGCCACTACCTCCTGGCCTCATGCCCATTCTCTCCCAGAGCTGGAGCCTAGCCTTCTAGCTTGTCCCCAGTCATCCTCAGGCTTTAGCTGACCCACGGTTCTCAGGAATTCCTGTGGAAACCctctgacttcttttctttttctttccataagCAATTTCCCCGGCTAGAAGGAAAGTATGATTTTGTAAAGTGAGTCCCATCTCTTGTCACTGGGATCTAGACACATCCTGGATCTAGCAACCCTTGATGGGGGTGATCAGAACAGCCAGGGAATACTTTAGAACGTGCCTCAGGGGAAAGCTCCCCTCTGCAGTGACTGGAGTCAGTGCTAGAGGTGGCTCTGTAAAGAAAAGAACACTCATGGCTTTTTATGGTAACCCCTTCTAATCTAACCACCACTCTTCCCACCAGTCCTGTACTAACCTCCTCTGTTAAATCCTTGGGGTTAGTAAACATTTATGAGAGGTCTGTGACTTAACTTTCATCTCAGAGTCCCAAGACCACCTTCCTGTGTGTTCTTTTCTGGCTGTTTTGATTGCACGCTTGAACCCCCGCCTGCCCTCCCTGTTATGAAATCCTGAATCTGCTCATCTCTAGTCTGGCCTTGATAATAAGTAGCCTCTCCCAACAGCCTGTCAGCTCTCCTTCTCACCCACTGCTGCCAAAACCTATCTTTTTAAAGCACAAGCCTATCACTCCCCtccttaaaatccttcaataaCTTTCTGACACATCCAGGAGTAAATCCCCAATTCTTGTGCCCAGGGCCCTCCATAATCTGATCTTTGATCTCCTGTCACTCCCCTCCCTTTCGGTTCCCTAGGACCCAGATTTTACGTTCGGTTCTTCCCCactttccctgttattgagaagccCTGAGACATTAGCAAGATAACTGCTTTTTCCTCAAGATGCTGCCCACCTGTCAGCCGTCTCCCTGAAAGGTATCTCGCTTCCTCCAAagatttagtttttttcctaaactttaCATTTACATCCGTCTCTCACGCTGTAGTAAACAGCGGTAGATCAATGTCTCTCCCACTGGGCTGCTGTAAAGGCTGTGTCTTAACTTGTGTACAGGCACATAAAATGTACAAGTGATTAGGTATCATTAAACacgtgttgaataaatgaataaataaaaagttaagtatGGAAGGAGCCATAGTTATTACTAGAAATCAGATACCTGAATGAGATCCACGAAGAAACTGAAACTtgtctttttctaaaatgcacacaactgtctcttttcttctagtaTCAGTTTCTAAAATTCAGGTGATTTCATTGGGCATTGAGCATAAGAAGTGAAGTCTCAACTGAATGAAGCAAGAGATTAATAAAGTCAGAGGCATAGTTTGGAAGCAATATGACACAGTTAACCTCACTccaaaaaaaatagtttctatccTAAGCATGTATTAATTAGAACTAGGGGAATAAACCatgaacattatttaaaaaaatacttattagtaagaaataaaagaccCATTGCAGGGCAGCAGTCTACTCACAATACTTCCCTTGCTCTAACCAGTtcagttagaaaaagaagaaaaatagaaggaaaaagccCTCAGCACATGCCATCATTTCCACCCAAAAAcctaaattaaaaacacattgcCCTAATTATGGGTAAGTGGTATCATCTTAGCACACAAAGGACAGTCCATCATTGAAAGTCATGAGAACTTTAGGATCTTGAAAAACATCACCCAAGGGTAATACTGACATAGCACCTAAGTCAGGACCGTGAGGCACCAGGATGGGCGACCTCACCCAGCAGTCTGATTACAGAGGGCTGAATTATAAATGACCTCCAAGTCCATAATTTTtgtagccttaaaaaaaaaaaaacaggaattctgagaaaaaaaccaaacagacatCAATTTAAGAGCCCTGGATTCCAGCTGCTGACACATTCATAACTTAGATTTCCCAGTGAGATTGCCCCCAAAACCAGAATTGGAAATGGCAGAAGACATttatgcagagagagagaacagagctgggTTGGGGAAACCTATATCCATACATACAGCTGCAGAACCTGGAAACCTGTGAGATAAGCCCCTGCGCAAAGGATTTCCACATAACAACACGCTCTAACTAGACTGAAAGGTGTTCGCAATTGCTGTGTCCCTGGTAACAACGATAGTGCCTATCACCTAGTATAGGACTTAAGAAACATCTGTTGAGTGTATGACTGAATGAACAAACATTTGTAGAGCgttttttttcactgtttgaGGGGTGACCTGCATAAGAAAGGCAGgacaagatatttttatttgtacataTAAAAGTATCTCTCTTCCAGTTAGAAGTTCCAGACTTGTCCAGGGCCATACAAGACAGAATTCTCTTCTACCTCGGTTGACTTGCTGACCTCATAATTTAATCTGATTTTACATCTGAATGGCGCTCCACAACTTTGAAAGCCTTTTTTAGCCACAGTAATGACAGCAGTCtgattaaatgtataaaatagtgATGATCAACACCTCCCATTTTTCAGAATAAGTAAAATGAACTTTAATAAATTGACTCAATGATAGAAATAGCCCTGACTGATCAGACCCAGGTCTTTTGGGTCCCAAGTCTG
This region of Camelus ferus isolate YT-003-E chromosome 9, BCGSAC_Cfer_1.0, whole genome shotgun sequence genomic DNA includes:
- the LOC102520196 gene encoding carbohydrate sulfotransferase 4 isoform X1, whose amino-acid sequence is MILPPKLKLLLFLSSQMAIFILFIHLYSYNFNSQNMKEEPNPTHMHVLVLSSWRSGSSFVGQLFAQHPDVFYLMEPAWHVWMTFTQSTAQRLHMAVRDLIRAVFLCDMSVFDAYMKPGPRKQSSLFQWYTSRALCSPPACNVLPQDETISQSDCRILCHQEPFEVVEKACHSHSHVVLKEVRFFNLQVLYPLLRDPSLNLHVVHLVRDPRAVFRSRERTTQDLMIDSHIVMGQDWQKLKKEDQPYYAMQVICQSQLEIYKAVQSLPKVLRQRYLLMRYEDLARDPLAQTARMYEYVGLKFLPQLQTWVYNITRGKGMGGHAFQTNARNALSVSQAWRWSLPYEKVSRLQKVCGNTMNLLGYHLATSEQEQKNLSLDLLSTWSPYQQIYQEG
- the LOC102520196 gene encoding carbohydrate sulfotransferase 4 isoform X2, which encodes MAIFILFIHLYSYNFNSQNMKEEPNPTHMHVLVLSSWRSGSSFVGQLFAQHPDVFYLMEPAWHVWMTFTQSTAQRLHMAVRDLIRAVFLCDMSVFDAYMKPGPRKQSSLFQWYTSRALCSPPACNVLPQDETISQSDCRILCHQEPFEVVEKACHSHSHVVLKEVRFFNLQVLYPLLRDPSLNLHVVHLVRDPRAVFRSRERTTQDLMIDSHIVMGQDWQKLKKEDQPYYAMQVICQSQLEIYKAVQSLPKVLRQRYLLMRYEDLARDPLAQTARMYEYVGLKFLPQLQTWVYNITRGKGMGGHAFQTNARNALSVSQAWRWSLPYEKVSRLQKVCGNTMNLLGYHLATSEQEQKNLSLDLLSTWSPYQQIYQEG